From the Synchiropus splendidus isolate RoL2022-P1 chromosome 3, RoL_Sspl_1.0, whole genome shotgun sequence genome, the window GCACCTCTCCTCTGTGCTCAGCCAGATCCGCATCGACGCGCTGTCGGAGGTGACGCAGCGCGCCTGGTTCCAGGGGCTCCCCCCGAACGACAAGTCCGTGGTGGTCCAGGGGCTCTACAAGTCCATGCCCAAGTTCTTCAAGCCGCGACTCGGAATGACCAAGGAGGAAATGCTGATCTTCACGGAGGCTCTGTCCGAGTCCCAGGGCGACGCCCACATCATGCCCTGCTCCGCCCCCACCACGGTGGTCTGCTACAGCCCGCAGGCAGAGAAGGTCTACAAGCTCTGTCCTCCGCCGGGAGAGCTGCAGAAGGTCGGGACCCTGGTCACCCCCGACAACGACGTCTTCATCGCCGGGGGCCAGGTGCCGCTCAAGAACTCCATCAACAACCACGGCAAGAGCAGCAAGTTCCAGGTGGTCTTCCACTCGGTGGACAGCTTCTTCTGGTTGGACGCGCAGCAGAACGCCTGGGTGCAGAAGACGCCCATGCTGTGCGCTCGCATCAAGCCCTCGCTGGTCTACTGCGAGGGCTGCATCTACGCCATCGGGGgcgacaacgtgggtggcgagCTGAACAAGCGGACGGTGGAGCGCTACGACTGCGAGAAGGACGAGTGGAGCATGATGAGTCCGCTGCCCTTGGCCTGGAACTGGAGCACGGCGGTGGCGGCGCACGACTGCATCTACGTCATGACCCACGACCTGATGTACTGCTACTTCCCGCGGGCTGACACCTGGGTGGAGATGGCCATGCGCCAGACCAGCCGCTGCTTCGCCTCCGCCGTGGCCTTCGGAGACCTCATCTTCTACATCGGCGGCCTCCACGTGGTCAGCAACTCGGGCACCCGCCTGCAGACCAGCACCATCGAAGGCTCCTCGGTGACGGTGGAGATCTACGACGTGAACAAGAACGAGTGGCGCACGGCCGCCAACATCCCCGCCAAGCGCTACTCGGACCCGTGCGTGCGCGCCGTGGTGCTGCTCAACTCGCTGTGCATCTTCATCCGCGAGACGCACATGAACGAGCGCGCCAAGTACGCCCTCTACCAGTACGACACGGCCACGGACAGCTGGTACCTGCGCCAGCCGGTGCCCGAGCGCGTCCTCTGGGACCTGGGCCGGGACTTCCGCTGCGCCGTGGGCAAGCTCTACCCCTCCTGCCTGGAAGAGTCCCCCTGGAAGCCGCCCACCTACCTCTTC encodes:
- the kbtbd2 gene encoding kelch repeat and BTB domain-containing protein 2, translated to MSDLSERRPVNTDYAVSLLEQLKFFYEQKLLTDVVLLVEDTEFPCHKMVLATCSSYFRAMFMSGLSESKQTHVHLKNVDPATLQIIITYAYTGNLTISDSTVEPLYETACFLQVEDVLLQCRDYLVKKINAENCVRMLSIGDLFSCSELKQSAKRMVEHKFPSVYRQEAFLQLSHELLVDVLSSDNLNVEKEETVREAAMLWLEYNMEARSQHLSSVLSQIRIDALSEVTQRAWFQGLPPNDKSVVVQGLYKSMPKFFKPRLGMTKEEMLIFTEALSESQGDAHIMPCSAPTTVVCYSPQAEKVYKLCPPPGELQKVGTLVTPDNDVFIAGGQVPLKNSINNHGKSSKFQVVFHSVDSFFWLDAQQNAWVQKTPMLCARIKPSLVYCEGCIYAIGGDNVGGELNKRTVERYDCEKDEWSMMSPLPLAWNWSTAVAAHDCIYVMTHDLMYCYFPRADTWVEMAMRQTSRCFASAVAFGDLIFYIGGLHVVSNSGTRLQTSTIEGSSVTVEIYDVNKNEWRTAANIPAKRYSDPCVRAVVLLNSLCIFIRETHMNERAKYALYQYDTATDSWYLRQPVPERVLWDLGRDFRCAVGKLYPSCLEESPWKPPTYLFSSDGAEEFEVDGELVSFPHV